From Amycolatopsis sp. cg9, one genomic window encodes:
- a CDS encoding universal stress protein, which produces MSATGNAPIVVAVDGSETAAAAALWAAGEAARRHASLLVFTAYGYEDAAFGGKVYPPSDWLAVKEAEADQLLRRTRASLEAAVPGLAIETGASDRGPVPALLEVSERARILVTGEPVGPIAGLFSGSPDVDLAAKAHCPVVVVRGDESVDGPVVVGADGSPLSEAAIAWAFEEASLRNAPLVALYTWHDGDTAGLFSDGNVAFQGESLQDSGRRLLAQRLAGWSEKYPEVSVERRVEHDKPRSRLLSASRGAQLVVVGSRGRGGFTGLVLGSTSQALLHHAACPVMVVRTDKA; this is translated from the coding sequence ATGAGCGCTACCGGAAACGCCCCGATCGTGGTGGCCGTCGACGGTTCCGAGACCGCCGCCGCGGCCGCGCTGTGGGCAGCCGGGGAAGCGGCCCGCCGGCACGCTTCGCTGCTCGTCTTCACCGCGTACGGCTACGAGGACGCGGCGTTCGGCGGCAAGGTCTACCCGCCGTCGGACTGGCTGGCGGTCAAGGAAGCCGAAGCCGACCAGCTGCTGCGGCGGACGCGGGCGTCCCTCGAAGCCGCCGTCCCCGGGCTGGCGATCGAGACCGGGGCCAGTGACCGCGGTCCGGTTCCGGCGCTGCTGGAGGTGTCGGAGCGGGCCCGGATCCTCGTCACCGGTGAGCCCGTCGGCCCGATCGCGGGCCTGTTCAGCGGTTCACCCGACGTCGACCTGGCCGCGAAGGCGCACTGCCCGGTGGTCGTCGTGCGCGGGGACGAGAGCGTGGACGGCCCGGTGGTCGTCGGCGCCGACGGCAGCCCGCTCAGCGAAGCCGCGATCGCGTGGGCCTTCGAAGAGGCCTCGCTCCGCAACGCCCCGCTCGTCGCGCTCTACACCTGGCACGACGGCGACACCGCCGGCCTGTTCAGCGACGGCAACGTCGCGTTCCAAGGGGAATCCCTGCAGGACTCCGGCCGTCGGCTGCTCGCGCAGCGGCTCGCCGGCTGGTCGGAAAAGTACCCGGAAGTCTCCGTCGAACGCCGGGTCGAGCACGACAAGCCGCGGTCCCGCCTGCTTTCGGCGAGCCGCGGTGCCCAGCTGGTCGTCGTCGGCAGCCGCGGCCGCGGCGGCTTCACCGGGCTCGTCCTCGGCTCGACGAGCCAGGCGCTGCTGCACCACGCGGCCTGCCCGGTGATGGTCGTCCGCACCGACAAAGCCTGA
- a CDS encoding CBS domain-containing protein, with protein sequence MTTTTTVSAVMTADPITVTTRTSFKDIAELLTGNGISAVGVVDKTGALVGVVSEADLLPHLWEAPKPRRRRRLARKATACTAEDLMTSPVVVIDAEESLSVAAATFARTGVRRLFVLRNGKPAGVLSRRDLVRVFTRGDADLEREVRDRVLRERLNLGPDRVRVAVRAGIVTVVGRVERRSDIDPVTRLIEELSGVVEVRNRLDYVWNDVA encoded by the coding sequence ATGACCACCACCACGACGGTGTCCGCGGTGATGACCGCCGACCCGATCACCGTCACCACGCGGACGTCGTTCAAGGACATCGCCGAGCTGCTCACCGGCAACGGGATCAGCGCCGTCGGCGTCGTCGACAAGACCGGCGCGCTCGTCGGCGTCGTCTCGGAAGCCGATCTCCTGCCGCACTTGTGGGAGGCCCCGAAGCCGCGCCGGCGCCGGCGCCTGGCCCGCAAGGCGACGGCGTGCACGGCCGAGGACCTGATGACCAGCCCCGTCGTCGTGATCGACGCGGAGGAGTCCCTATCGGTGGCGGCGGCGACGTTCGCGCGCACGGGCGTGCGGCGGCTCTTCGTGCTGCGCAACGGGAAACCGGCGGGCGTGCTGTCCCGCCGCGACCTCGTCCGGGTCTTCACGCGCGGCGACGCGGACCTCGAGCGGGAAGTCCGCGACCGCGTCCTGCGCGAGCGGCTGAACCTCGGGCCGGACCGCGTGCGGGTGGCGGTGCGGGCGGGGATCGTGACGGTCGTCGGCCGCGTGGAGCGGCGCAGCGACATCGACCCGGTGACGCGGCTGATCGAGGAGCTGTCCGGGGTGGTCGAGGTGCGCAACCGCCTGGACTACGTGTGGAACGACGTGGCTTGA
- a CDS encoding HPP family protein, with the protein MKARDIMTRPVVRVGPATPVREAIVLLTEHCVAALPVVGDDDAVLGVFTEADALRSGVAGNGPDPDALVAATMTAPAETVGLDTDVTEIARRMLGDRLRSIPVVDDGVLVGIVSRRDMLSPLVRQDDSVASHLNALLTDYTGHRGRWAVSVTGGMVTIRGAFTDEAERRVVAALARTVYGVVGVELGEKAPLRT; encoded by the coding sequence GTGAAGGCACGAGACATCATGACGAGGCCCGTGGTCCGGGTCGGCCCGGCGACACCGGTCCGCGAAGCGATCGTGCTGCTGACCGAGCACTGCGTCGCCGCCTTGCCGGTGGTGGGTGACGACGACGCGGTGCTCGGCGTGTTCACCGAGGCCGACGCGCTCCGCAGCGGTGTCGCGGGGAACGGGCCGGACCCCGACGCGCTGGTGGCGGCGACGATGACGGCACCCGCCGAGACGGTCGGGCTCGACACCGACGTCACCGAGATCGCCCGGCGCATGCTGGGCGACCGGTTGCGCAGCATCCCGGTGGTCGACGACGGCGTGCTCGTCGGCATCGTCAGCCGGCGCGACATGCTGAGCCCGCTGGTGCGCCAGGACGACTCGGTCGCCTCGCACCTCAACGCGCTGCTCACGGACTACACGGGACACCGCGGCCGGTGGGCGGTCTCCGTCACCGGCGGGATGGTGACGATCCGGGGCGCGTTCACCGACGAGGCCGAGCGCCGGGTCGTCGCGGCGCTGGCGAGGACGGTCTACGGCGTCGTCGGCGTCGAGCTGGGGGAGAAAGCCCCGCTGCGGACGTGA
- a CDS encoding zinc-binding alcohol dehydrogenase family protein: MTAWRVTRPGPMASGPLERSRVPVPRPASGELLVRVLVCGVCRTDLHVSEGDLPVHRPGVTPGHEVVGEVAGLGAAVTGFAVGDRVGIAWLRETCGTCRFCARGRENLCPGSRYTGWDADGGYAEFAVVPAAYALPLPGGYADDELAPLLCAGLIGYHALARAEVPDRGRLGIYGFGGSAHLTAQVAIARGVTVHVMTRGAEARELALALGAASAGDAADPPPEPLDSAILFAPAGELVPPALAALDRGGTLAIAGIHLSGVPPLDYQQHLFQERQVRSVTANTRAGAREFLRFAGAHHLSVSTVPYALAEADRALTDLAAGRVTGAAVLRAG, from the coding sequence ATGACCGCCTGGCGGGTCACCCGGCCCGGGCCGATGGCTTCGGGGCCGCTGGAGCGGTCGCGGGTGCCGGTGCCGCGGCCCGCGTCCGGGGAGCTGCTGGTGCGGGTCCTCGTGTGCGGGGTGTGCCGGACGGACCTGCACGTCTCGGAAGGCGATCTGCCGGTGCACCGGCCGGGGGTGACGCCGGGCCACGAGGTCGTCGGCGAGGTCGCCGGGCTCGGGGCGGCGGTGACCGGGTTCGCCGTGGGTGACCGGGTGGGGATCGCGTGGCTGCGGGAAACCTGCGGCACCTGCCGGTTTTGCGCGCGGGGACGGGAAAACCTCTGCCCGGGCTCGCGCTACACGGGCTGGGACGCCGACGGCGGGTACGCGGAGTTCGCGGTCGTGCCGGCGGCCTACGCCCTGCCGCTGCCGGGTGGCTACGCCGACGACGAGCTGGCGCCGCTGCTGTGCGCCGGGCTCATCGGGTACCACGCGCTGGCCCGCGCCGAGGTCCCGGACCGGGGCCGGCTGGGCATCTACGGCTTCGGCGGCAGCGCGCACCTGACCGCCCAGGTGGCGATCGCCCGCGGCGTCACGGTCCACGTCATGACGCGGGGCGCCGAAGCGCGAGAACTCGCCCTGGCGCTGGGAGCGGCGTCAGCCGGCGACGCCGCCGACCCGCCGCCGGAGCCCCTGGACTCGGCGATCCTGTTCGCCCCGGCCGGTGAGCTGGTCCCGCCGGCGCTGGCCGCCCTCGACCGCGGCGGCACCCTGGCGATCGCGGGTATCCACCTGTCCGGCGTGCCGCCGCTGGACTACCAGCAGCACCTGTTCCAGGAGCGTCAGGTGCGCAGTGTCACGGCGAACACGCGGGCCGGCGCCCGCGAGTTCCTCCGCTTCGCCGGGGCGCACCACCTGAGCGTGAGCACGGTGCCTTACGCACTGGCCGAAGCGGATCGGGCGCTGACGGACCTCGCCGCGGGCCGGGTCACCGGCGCGGCGGTGCTGCGGGCCGGCTGA
- a CDS encoding universal stress protein, whose protein sequence is MTAIDPRITAGVDGSAGARAAVAWAARIASLRHLELKIAHGLRVAGRYYGGGLSGAGAETLFDAIRADGERAVADARALAAAVDRDLTITSQVHNDPPVPALIDESRHARLLVVAHTGAGGFTGMLVGGTAASVAAHAHCPVAVVRGRHGATAVPEAGPVAVGIDGSPNSEPAIAVAFEEASLRGVPLVAVHAWTDTTAEDPRGPTRPEAGEAAEDRLLTQRLAGRPEKYPDVGIRRVLVRDRPRHALLDVSAEAQLVVVGSRGRGGFTGMVLGSTSQALVQHARCPVLVVRPQRKG, encoded by the coding sequence ATGACCGCCATCGACCCGCGGATCACCGCGGGCGTGGACGGCTCGGCCGGGGCGAGGGCCGCCGTCGCCTGGGCCGCCAGGATCGCGTCCCTGCGGCACCTGGAGCTGAAGATCGCGCACGGCCTGCGGGTGGCCGGCCGCTACTACGGCGGCGGCCTGTCCGGCGCCGGTGCCGAGACGCTGTTCGACGCGATCCGCGCCGACGGCGAACGCGCCGTCGCCGATGCCCGGGCGCTCGCCGCGGCCGTGGACCGGGACCTGACCATCACGAGCCAGGTGCACAACGACCCGCCGGTGCCGGCGCTGATCGACGAGTCCCGGCACGCCCGGCTGCTCGTCGTCGCCCACACCGGGGCCGGCGGGTTCACCGGGATGCTGGTCGGCGGGACCGCGGCTTCGGTGGCCGCGCACGCGCACTGCCCGGTCGCGGTCGTGCGGGGCAGGCACGGGGCCACGGCCGTCCCGGAAGCGGGCCCGGTCGCGGTCGGCATCGACGGCAGCCCGAACAGCGAACCGGCCATCGCCGTCGCGTTCGAGGAAGCCTCGCTGCGGGGTGTCCCGCTGGTCGCGGTGCACGCCTGGACCGACACCACCGCGGAGGACCCCCGCGGCCCGACCCGGCCGGAGGCCGGCGAAGCGGCCGAAGACCGGCTGCTGACCCAGCGGCTCGCGGGCCGGCCGGAGAAGTACCCGGACGTCGGGATCCGCCGGGTGCTCGTGCGCGACCGGCCGCGGCACGCGCTGCTCGACGTCTCCGCGGAAGCCCAGCTGGTCGTCGTCGGCAGCCGCGGCCGCGGCGGCTTCACCGGGATGGTGCTGGGGTCGACCAGCCAGGCCCTGGTCCAGCACGCCCGGTGCCCGGTGCTCGTCGTCCGCCCGCAGCGGAAGGGGTGA
- a CDS encoding HPP family protein, with protein sequence MRARDLMTSPVLTVHPWTSAKEAAGLLSTHGFTALPVVDDDDRLVGIVTEADLIRGRVPADPRSAREIRGTAAGRTAGDLMTTPVTAMSTGTDVADLCQALVDARIRAMPIVDGAAVVGIVTRGDVVRVLARDDAEIARDVKHRLEIYGGGGRWAVEVREGRVHITDRFDDDSDRHVARLLALAVPGVVAADTAYAGEEPAR encoded by the coding sequence ATGCGCGCACGCGACCTGATGACCTCGCCGGTGCTCACCGTGCACCCGTGGACGTCCGCCAAGGAAGCGGCCGGACTGCTGTCGACGCACGGCTTCACCGCCCTTCCCGTCGTGGACGACGACGACCGGCTGGTCGGCATCGTCACCGAGGCCGACCTGATCCGCGGCCGCGTCCCGGCCGATCCCCGCTCCGCGCGCGAAATCCGGGGAACCGCCGCCGGCCGGACGGCCGGTGACCTGATGACCACCCCCGTCACCGCCATGAGCACCGGGACCGACGTCGCCGACCTGTGCCAGGCATTGGTGGACGCCCGGATCCGGGCGATGCCGATCGTCGACGGCGCGGCCGTCGTCGGCATCGTCACCCGCGGCGACGTCGTGCGCGTGCTCGCCCGTGACGACGCCGAGATCGCCCGGGACGTCAAGCACCGCTTGGAGATCTACGGGGGCGGCGGCCGCTGGGCGGTCGAAGTCCGCGAAGGCCGCGTGCACATCACCGACCGGTTCGACGACGACTCCGACCGGCACGTCGCCCGGCTGCTGGCGCTCGCCGTGCCGGGGGTCGTCGCCGCCGACACCGCCTACGCGGGTGAGGAGCCGGCCCGATGA
- a CDS encoding SpoIIE family protein phosphatase has product MRENLRRSGKPVLWFLVAGSGYAAGALVAFTVLDSAAGPTFFPSAGFSLALLCLLPRRLWPSVAAGVAVAELLVDLSQGLGLVAAGGFVLANTAEPVLGALLLGAARPSGTWPGMVRFVGAAVLAAPAVGAVLGASTSWLVGDGGVAWWTVAGRWWVGDGLGVLVVGTAALVWGGRGPWRGRRTGAILAAIAMGGFAVLVFWADVGAAGYAGVVVFGWAALWWGLRAVTAGGVVVAFVATAGTAAGRGPWAGGTPVDGLVHLQVVLAVVLLAMLALAVTVTERDAAVRVAAAAEERRRRAQSVAEAEHAAHERARGLQSVADALAAAHAMPAIVAAFTGIHDSEPVDAAIGVLAEGGELQAWTRAGTGPVTVPSAAPEAGVVRAGEPLFLSGARPVPGTVLPACAAAILPLSTSGPVFGFLGLYFRETRKYSEARRVVLLTMAAQAAQAVHRAQLYEAEQRLRQRAEDGERRQRLIGDVLAAISTPGTTEERAQRLVDSLVPALADFAVVEFGDDEDTVVVAAHRDGPVAARPEAAVPAVKTVLATGEPVVVPDLPGTGAGSLAAVPMTAEGAVRGALVLGHTGSGRHRTPEDLALLSDLAVRAALVLHAARSADRERSVAWTLQTSQLPRFLPASRGVAAAARYRPSQRNLSIGGDWYDLVTHPDGRLTVTIGDVVGHGLAAAAVMGQMRSAATALILAELPPAAVLDRLDLVAGRTAGAEHASALVAELDPATGRFRYAAAGHPPPVLIAPDGTAALLDGARSSLLCLPPLRGRPQAELTVLPGSALVCYTDGLIEQNRLPVNEAFAGLLAAATRHARAAPGDLCDGLLDALVGGTAARDDIAVVCLRYLPVPVGRPEPARNLSSGLGAPG; this is encoded by the coding sequence GTGCGCGAGAACCTGCGTCGGTCGGGCAAGCCCGTTTTGTGGTTCCTGGTGGCGGGCAGCGGGTACGCCGCGGGCGCGCTGGTGGCGTTCACCGTGCTCGACTCCGCCGCGGGGCCGACGTTCTTCCCGTCCGCGGGGTTCAGCCTGGCGTTGCTGTGCCTGCTGCCGCGCCGGCTCTGGCCGTCCGTCGCCGCCGGTGTCGCGGTGGCCGAACTCCTCGTGGACCTCAGCCAGGGCCTCGGCCTGGTCGCCGCCGGCGGGTTCGTCCTCGCGAACACCGCCGAGCCGGTGCTGGGTGCGCTGCTGCTCGGGGCGGCCCGGCCGTCCGGGACCTGGCCGGGGATGGTCCGGTTCGTCGGCGCCGCGGTGCTCGCGGCCCCGGCGGTGGGAGCCGTGCTCGGCGCGAGCACGTCCTGGCTCGTGGGCGACGGCGGCGTGGCGTGGTGGACCGTCGCCGGGCGCTGGTGGGTCGGTGACGGGCTGGGTGTCCTGGTGGTCGGGACCGCCGCGCTGGTCTGGGGCGGACGCGGTCCGTGGCGGGGCCGGCGCACCGGAGCCATCCTGGCCGCGATCGCCATGGGCGGCTTCGCGGTCCTGGTGTTCTGGGCGGACGTCGGGGCCGCGGGCTACGCCGGTGTTGTCGTGTTCGGCTGGGCCGCCCTGTGGTGGGGCCTGCGGGCGGTGACCGCGGGCGGCGTGGTGGTCGCCTTCGTCGCGACGGCCGGCACGGCGGCGGGGCGCGGGCCGTGGGCCGGTGGCACCCCGGTGGACGGGCTCGTCCACCTCCAGGTGGTGCTGGCCGTCGTGCTGCTGGCGATGCTCGCGCTCGCGGTGACGGTCACCGAACGGGACGCGGCGGTGCGCGTCGCCGCGGCGGCGGAAGAGCGGCGACGGCGAGCGCAGTCGGTGGCCGAGGCCGAGCACGCGGCGCACGAACGGGCGCGGGGCCTGCAGTCCGTGGCGGACGCGCTGGCGGCCGCGCACGCGATGCCCGCCATCGTCGCCGCCTTCACCGGGATCCACGACAGCGAGCCGGTCGACGCGGCGATCGGGGTGCTCGCCGAAGGCGGTGAACTCCAGGCGTGGACCCGGGCCGGCACCGGACCGGTGACCGTGCCGTCGGCCGCGCCCGAGGCCGGCGTGGTGCGGGCGGGCGAGCCCCTTTTCCTTTCCGGTGCGCGGCCGGTCCCGGGCACCGTGCTGCCCGCGTGCGCCGCAGCGATCCTGCCGCTCAGCACTTCGGGTCCGGTGTTCGGCTTCCTGGGCCTGTACTTCCGCGAGACGCGCAAGTACTCCGAAGCCCGGCGCGTCGTCCTGCTGACGATGGCCGCGCAAGCCGCGCAGGCCGTGCACCGCGCTCAGCTGTACGAGGCCGAGCAGCGCCTCCGGCAGCGGGCGGAGGACGGGGAACGGCGGCAGCGGCTGATCGGGGACGTGCTGGCGGCGATCAGCACCCCGGGCACGACCGAGGAACGCGCGCAGCGGCTCGTCGATTCGCTCGTACCCGCCCTCGCGGACTTCGCGGTCGTGGAGTTCGGCGACGACGAGGACACGGTCGTCGTCGCGGCGCACCGCGACGGGCCGGTGGCCGCGCGTCCGGAAGCCGCGGTGCCCGCGGTGAAAACGGTCTTGGCGACCGGCGAACCGGTCGTCGTCCCCGATCTGCCCGGGACCGGTGCGGGCTCGCTGGCCGCGGTGCCGATGACCGCCGAGGGTGCGGTGCGAGGCGCGCTCGTGCTGGGGCACACCGGATCCGGCAGGCACCGCACGCCGGAAGACCTCGCCCTGCTGTCCGACCTCGCCGTCCGCGCCGCGCTCGTCCTGCACGCGGCGCGCAGCGCGGATCGCGAACGGTCGGTCGCCTGGACGCTCCAGACCAGCCAGCTGCCCCGGTTCTTGCCCGCTTCGCGCGGCGTGGCGGCGGCCGCGCGCTACCGCCCCAGCCAGCGGAACCTGTCGATCGGCGGCGACTGGTACGACCTGGTCACCCACCCGGACGGGCGCCTCACGGTCACGATCGGGGACGTCGTGGGGCACGGGCTGGCCGCCGCGGCGGTGATGGGGCAGATGCGCAGCGCGGCGACGGCGCTGATCCTCGCCGAGCTGCCCCCGGCGGCGGTGCTGGACCGGCTGGACCTGGTCGCGGGCCGCACGGCCGGCGCCGAGCACGCCTCCGCGCTGGTCGCCGAGCTCGACCCGGCGACCGGCCGGTTCCGCTACGCGGCCGCCGGGCACCCGCCGCCGGTGCTCATCGCCCCGGACGGCACGGCGGCCCTGCTCGACGGTGCCCGGTCTTCGCTCCTTTGCCTGCCGCCGCTGCGCGGGCGCCCGCAGGCCGAGCTGACGGTCCTGCCCGGCTCCGCCCTGGTCTGCTACACCGACGGGCTGATCGAACAGAACCGGTTGCCGGTCAACGAGGCGTTCGCTGGCCTGCTGGCGGCGGCGACCCGCCACGCCCGCGCGGCCCCGGGCGACCTGTGCGACGGCCTCCTCGACGCGCTCGTCGGCGGCACCGCCGCCCGGGACGACATCGCCGTGGTGTGCCTGCGGTACCTGCCGGTTCCGGTGGGGCGCCCGGAACCGGCGCGGAACCTCAGTTCCGGTCTCGGTGCGCCCGGGTGA
- a CDS encoding universal stress protein, with protein sequence MTTTQQPIVTGVDGSGEALDAVRWAGRAARLHDVPLEIVHALDFSALLAGGVVPPPEEMKDVLRAHGHRYLRAAREIAEAQGATDVTTRLDPDRAAQALIEASRKASLVVVGSGGRGRLTGLLSGSVASAVGAHAGSDVVVVRGETWDEPGAADRPVVAGIDGSEPSSRILATAVAEARARHAHLVVVHASADDPPRPETERHLDPRTLTDAGQRLLTGLTGDHDAGEVRIERVVVRSHPRHELIERSATAQLVVVGDRGRGGFPGLLLGSTGQALLHNAACPVYLVRTTS encoded by the coding sequence ATGACCACGACGCAGCAGCCGATCGTGACCGGAGTCGACGGATCGGGCGAGGCGCTCGACGCCGTCCGCTGGGCCGGCCGCGCCGCCCGCCTGCACGACGTCCCGCTGGAGATCGTGCACGCCCTCGACTTTTCGGCGCTGCTCGCCGGCGGCGTCGTCCCGCCGCCGGAGGAGATGAAGGACGTCCTGCGCGCGCACGGGCACCGCTACCTGCGCGCCGCGCGGGAGATCGCCGAAGCCCAGGGCGCCACCGACGTGACCACCCGGCTGGACCCCGACCGGGCCGCGCAGGCGCTGATCGAGGCGTCGCGGAAGGCCTCGCTCGTCGTGGTCGGTTCGGGCGGCCGCGGGCGGCTCACCGGCCTGCTCTCCGGCTCCGTCGCCTCGGCGGTCGGCGCGCACGCCGGCTCCGACGTGGTGGTCGTCCGCGGTGAGACCTGGGACGAGCCCGGCGCGGCGGACCGGCCGGTCGTCGCCGGGATCGACGGCAGCGAACCGAGCAGCCGGATCCTCGCCACCGCGGTCGCCGAAGCCCGGGCCCGGCACGCCCACCTGGTCGTGGTGCACGCGTCGGCGGACGACCCGCCGCGCCCGGAAACCGAACGGCACCTGGACCCGCGGACCCTCACCGACGCCGGCCAGCGGCTGCTCACCGGCCTGACCGGCGACCACGACGCCGGCGAAGTCCGCATCGAGCGGGTCGTGGTCCGCAGCCACCCCCGGCACGAGCTGATCGAGCGCAGCGCCACCGCCCAGCTGGTCGTCGTGGGCGACCGCGGCCGCGGCGGCTTCCCGGGGTTGCTGCTGGGTTCCACCGGCCAGGCACTGCTGCACAACGCGGCCTGCCCGGTGTACCTCGTGCGCACCACGTCCTGA
- a CDS encoding SulP family inorganic anion transporter produces MNSATAMPGLARLRHYRRAWLRGDVVAGVTVAAYLVPQVMAYAEVAGLPPVAGLWAAFGPLAVYALLGSSRQLSVGPESTTALMTAAVLMPLAAGDPGHYAALAAVLAIMVGCLCLVAGLARLGVLADLLSKPVLTGYLAGVAVLMVAGQLGKITGVPVHGDGFAAEIGSLLAGLGQVRWPVVGLAAGVLALLFLLERCTPWLPGPLVAMAVATAAATAFTGVDVVGALPAGVPPAVSGVSAADVGQLVLPAVGIAIVGFSDNVLTARAFAARRGEEIDADQELRALAAANVTAGLLHGFPVSSSGSRTALGAAVGGRTQLHSLVALVAVVLAALFARPLLAAFPKAALGALVVFAAWHLVDVGELRRFARFRRSELVLALLTTAGVLGLGVLYGVLAAVGLSILDLLRRIARPHDGILGTVPGLAGMHDVDDYPAATTEPGLVVYRYDAPLCFANAEDFRRRALAATAGETRWFVLNAEANVELDVTAADALDRLRAELGRRGVVFAMARVKQDLRDDLVAAGLVAKVGEERIFPTLPTAVAAYRAGTAAREDRARPVAPPPRPGHPGSGDPRPEEARP; encoded by the coding sequence ATGAACTCCGCCACCGCAATGCCCGGTCTCGCGCGCCTGCGCCACTACCGGCGCGCCTGGCTGCGCGGAGACGTCGTCGCGGGCGTCACGGTCGCCGCCTACCTCGTGCCCCAGGTGATGGCCTACGCGGAGGTGGCCGGGCTGCCGCCGGTCGCCGGGCTGTGGGCCGCGTTCGGCCCGCTGGCGGTGTACGCGCTGCTCGGTTCGTCGCGGCAGCTTTCGGTCGGGCCGGAGTCGACGACGGCGCTCATGACGGCGGCGGTCCTGATGCCGCTGGCCGCGGGCGACCCCGGGCACTACGCGGCGCTGGCGGCGGTGCTCGCGATCATGGTCGGCTGCCTGTGCCTGGTCGCCGGGCTGGCCCGGCTCGGCGTGCTCGCCGACCTGCTGTCGAAGCCGGTGCTGACCGGGTACCTGGCCGGCGTGGCCGTGCTGATGGTCGCCGGGCAGCTCGGCAAGATCACCGGCGTGCCCGTCCACGGCGACGGGTTCGCCGCGGAGATCGGCTCGCTGCTGGCCGGGCTCGGGCAGGTGCGCTGGCCGGTCGTCGGGCTGGCGGCCGGCGTGCTGGCCCTGCTCTTCCTGCTGGAGCGGTGCACGCCGTGGCTGCCCGGGCCGCTCGTCGCGATGGCCGTGGCGACCGCGGCCGCCACGGCGTTCACGGGCGTCGACGTCGTGGGGGCGTTGCCGGCCGGGGTGCCACCCGCGGTCTCCGGGGTGTCCGCGGCCGACGTCGGGCAGCTGGTGCTGCCCGCGGTGGGCATCGCGATCGTCGGGTTCTCCGACAACGTGCTGACGGCGCGGGCGTTCGCGGCCCGCCGGGGCGAGGAGATCGACGCGGACCAGGAGCTGCGGGCGCTCGCCGCGGCGAACGTGACCGCGGGGCTGCTGCACGGCTTCCCGGTCAGCAGCAGCGGCAGCCGGACGGCGCTCGGCGCGGCGGTGGGCGGCCGGACCCAGCTGCATTCGCTGGTCGCGCTGGTCGCGGTGGTGCTCGCCGCGCTGTTCGCGCGGCCCCTGCTGGCGGCGTTCCCCAAAGCGGCTCTCGGTGCGCTGGTGGTCTTCGCCGCGTGGCACCTCGTCGACGTGGGCGAGCTGCGGCGGTTCGCCCGGTTCCGGCGCAGCGAGCTGGTGCTCGCCCTGCTGACCACCGCCGGGGTGCTCGGGCTGGGCGTCCTCTACGGCGTGCTGGCCGCCGTCGGACTGTCCATCCTGGACCTGCTGCGCCGGATCGCCCGCCCGCACGACGGGATCCTCGGCACCGTCCCGGGGCTGGCCGGCATGCACGACGTCGACGACTACCCGGCGGCGACGACCGAACCAGGGCTGGTCGTGTACCGCTACGACGCTCCGCTGTGCTTCGCGAACGCCGAGGACTTCCGCCGCCGCGCCCTCGCGGCGACGGCCGGGGAGACCCGGTGGTTCGTGCTCAACGCGGAGGCGAACGTCGAACTGGACGTGACCGCGGCGGACGCGCTCGACCGGCTACGGGCGGAACTCGGCAGGCGAGGGGTGGTGTTCGCGATGGCGCGGGTGAAGCAGGACCTGCGGGACGACCTGGTCGCCGCGGGACTGGTGGCGAAGGTGGGGGAGGAGCGGATCTTCCCGACGCTGCCGACGGCGGTGGCCGCCTACCGCGCGGGCACCGCGGCCCGCGAGGACCGGGCCCGGCCGGTCGCGCCGCCGCCGCGGCCGGGGCATCCTGGCTCCGGGGACCCGCGACCGGAGGAGGCTCGTCCGTGA
- a CDS encoding MarR family winged helix-turn-helix transcriptional regulator has protein sequence MERLAEQLRAVIVATDDYRRAMASALGVGVHEAAVMGELLHEGPLPPSALVKRLGIASASVTALLDRLEVAGFTRRERHPTDRRSVLVVLTPVGRAAIEATFGLFRDDVHQSVKRSEPGHIREFTDVLAKIAQALRERAAQPASIGDALTERVRSAGALTDRTAGPAG, from the coding sequence ATGGAACGTCTGGCTGAGCAGCTGAGAGCGGTCATCGTGGCCACCGACGACTACCGCCGTGCGATGGCGTCCGCGCTCGGCGTCGGCGTGCACGAGGCCGCCGTCATGGGCGAGTTGCTGCACGAGGGGCCGTTGCCGCCGTCGGCGCTGGTGAAACGCCTGGGCATCGCTTCGGCGAGCGTGACCGCGCTTCTCGACCGGCTCGAGGTCGCCGGGTTCACCCGCCGGGAACGGCACCCGACCGACCGGCGCAGCGTGCTGGTCGTCTTGACGCCCGTCGGCCGCGCGGCCATCGAAGCCACTTTCGGCCTGTTCCGCGACGACGTCCACCAGTCGGTCAAGCGCTCGGAGCCGGGTCACATCCGGGAGTTCACCGATGTGCTCGCGAAGATCGCCCAAGCGCTGCGGGAAAGGGCCGCTCAGCCGGCTTCGATCGGAGACGCGCTCACCGAACGGGTCCGGTCGGCCGGTGCGCTCACCGACCGGACCGCCGGACCGGCCGGTTAG